In Octopus bimaculoides isolate UCB-OBI-ISO-001 chromosome 28, ASM119413v2, whole genome shotgun sequence, the following are encoded in one genomic region:
- the LOC128251175 gene encoding zinc finger protein 271-like — translation MSDEAGESSYDCDICKKSFSQKGNLVKHKRIHTGEKPYRCDICGKSFSGSSDLTKHKHIHTGEKPYQCDVCGKSYTQKGNLSTHKRVHTGERPYNCDVCGKSFSLNHHLIEHKRIHTGERPYHCSNCGKSFTQSGKLTTHKCFRAGEKPYHCDMCGKSFARISTLSKHKCTHTEEKPYHCDICGKSFSRNDKVTLHKRVHTGEKPYHCGVCGKSFSGSSNLTKHKRFHTGEKPYSCDICDKVFSQSSDLSTHKRIHTGEKPYHCNICDKSFSGSSNLSRHIRIHTGEKPYDCDICGKLFSRNGDLTKHKRIHRGEKPYSCDICGKSFSCSSDLTKHKRIHTGEKPYNCDICDKSFSGSSNLNKHKRIHTGEKPHHCDICGKSFSGSSNLTIHQRIHTGEKPYHCDICDKSFSKSSNLIAHVAIHTEK, via the coding sequence ATGTCAGATGAGGCTGGAGAATCatcatatgactgtgatatctgtaaaaagtcattctctcaaaaaggtAACCTTGttaagcacaaacgtattcatacaggagagaagccatatcgctgtgatatctgtggtaagtcctTCTCAGGAAGTAGTGACTTAACTAAGCACAAGCATATTCATACCGGAGAGAAGCCTTATCAGTGTGATGTCTGTGGCAAATCATACACTCAGAAAGGTAACCTAAGTACACACAAACGAGTTCATACAGGTGAGAGACCATAcaactgtgatgtctgtggtaaatcattctctctcaATCACCACCTGATTgagcacaaacgcattcatacaggagagagaccgtATCATTGCAGTAACTGTGGTAAGTCCTTCACTCAAAGTGGGAAATTAACTACACACAAATGCTTTCGtgcaggagagaagccatatcattgtgacatgTGTGGCAAATCGTTTGCTCGTATAAGTACCTTGAGTAAACACAAGTGTACACATACagaagagaagccatatcattgtgatatctgtggtaaatcattctctcgaaatgataAAGTAACTTTGcataaacgtgttcatacaggcgagaagccatatcactgtggagtctgtggcaaatcattctctggaagtagtaACTTGACTAAACATAAGCgttttcatacaggagagaaaccatatagtTGTGACATCTGCGATAAAGTGTTCTCTCAAAGTAGTGACTTGAGCACACATaagcgtattcacacaggagagaaaccatatcactgtaatatctgtgacaaatcattctctggaagtagtaACTTAAGTAggcacatacgcattcatacaggagagaagccgtatgattgcgatatctgtggtaaattattctctcgAAACGGAgacttaacaaaacacaaacgtattcatagaggagaaaaaccatacagctgtgatatttgtggtaaatcattttcttgtAGCAgtgatttaactaaacacaaacgaatccatacaggagaaaaaccatataactgtgatatctgtgacaaATCATTTTCTGGAAGTAGCAATTTgaataaacacaaacgtattcatacaggagaaaaaccacatcactgtgatatctgtggtaaatcattctctggaagcaGTAATTTAACTATACaccaacgtattcatacaggagaaaaaccatatcactgtgatatctgtgacaaATCCTTTTCAAAAAGTAGTAACTTAATTGCACATGTAGCTATTCATACAGAAAAGTAA
- the LOC106877946 gene encoding zinc finger protein ZFP2, whose translation MLHVETLTKQRSLQGNITKYRCGTCKKMFSSEQECFVHKEIHNKETPFQCKICGKYFVSSCNLIRHKRRHSGQKPFHCKICGKSFVSSSDLTEHKRIHTGEKPYNCKICGKSFIQSSHLAVHKRIHTGQRKFSCEMCGKSFVSNSNLYRHKMTHVTETPFQCETCGKSFSDNSTLVVHKRSHTGEKPFHCEICGKSFITNGHLTSHKRVHTGEKPFRCETCGKSFTTNSNLKTHKIIHTGEKSFHCDICGKSFINNSNLIIHKRSHTGEKPYRCDVCRKAFVSNSVLNKHKLLHIEKKPFHCKICRKSFSDIYSLGSHQRIHT comes from the coding sequence ATGTTACATGTTGAGACATTAACCAAACAAAGATCATTACAGGGCAATATTACCAAATATCGCTGTGGGACTTGTAAGAAGATGTTCTCTTCGGAACAGGAGTGCTTcgtacacaaagaaatacacaacaAGGAAACTCCTTTCCAGTGCAAAATCTGtgggaaatattttgtttctagcTGTAATTTAATAAGACACAAGAGAAGGCATTCTGGACAAAAACCATTCCATTGTAAAATATGCGGAAAGTCCTTCGTCTCTAGCAGCGATTTAACAGAACACAAAAGAATCCACACCGGAGAAAAACcttataattgtaaaatatgtgGTAAATCTTTCATTCAAAGCTCACATCTTGCAgttcacaaaagaatacatactggACAGAGAAAGTTCTCCTGTGAAATGTGTGGGAAATCTTTCGTCAGTAACAGCAATTTATACAGACACAAAATGACACACGTTACAGAAACCCCGTTTCAGTGTGAAACgtgcggtaaatcattctctgataatTCTACTCTTGTTGttcacaaacgtagtcacacCGGAGAGAAACcgtttcattgtgaaatatgcgGGAAATCGTTTATTACTAACGGTCATTTAACGAGTCACAAAAGAGTCCACACGGGAGAAAAACCATTCCGCTGTGAAACGTGTGGAAAATCTTTTACCACGAACAGTAACTTGAAAACACATAAGataatacacactggagaaaaatcGTTTCATTGTGACATATGCGGCAAGTCGTTTATTAATAATTCGAATCTCATTATTCACAAACGGagtcatactggagagaaaccctatCGTTGCGATGTGTGTCGTAAAGCATTTGTCTCTAATAGTGttttaaacaaacacaaactatTACACATTGAAAAAAAACCTTTCCACTGCAAAATATGTAGGAAATCATTCTCTGATATTTATAGTCTTGGATCTCATCAAAGAATCCACACT